The DNA sequence ACTATGTAAGCTTAGGTTTTGGAAAAGGGAGCGTAAAATCTTCAGATTATAAATCAGAATATCCAGCTGTTACCATTTCTATTGCCAAAAGAAAAGGCGCTGATGCCATGAAAATTGCAGAGGTAATTATTGATAAAGTTAATCATTTACGCAGCAATTTAATACCTGATGATGTTCATGTTGAAATAACAAGAAACTACGGAGAAACGGCTTCACATAAAGTATCAGAATTATTACTACACCTTATAGGTTCTATTTTTGCTGTTACCATTGTAGTTATGTTAGCCATGGGTTGGCGCGGTGGATTGGTGGTGTTTTTATCAGTTCCAATTACGTTTGCTTTAACCTTGTTAAGTTATTACATGCTCGATTATACATTAAACCGAATCACCTTGTTCGCTTTAGTATTTGTAACAGGAATAGTGGTTGATGATTCCATAATTATTGCAGAAAATATGCATAGACATTTCAAAATGAAACGTCTCCCATTTAAACAAGCTGCATTGTATGCAATTAATGAAGTAGGTAATCCTACTATTTTAGCAACATTTACTGTCATTGCTTCGGTGTTACCTATGGCTTTTGTATCTGGATTAATGGGGCCGTACATGGCACCTATGCCAATTGGAGCCTCTATTGCCATGATTTTATCATTATTCGTCGCTTTAACAATCACCCCCTACTTAGGCTATATTTTTCTAAGAGAAAAAGATAAAAAAGAGTTGATAGAAAAATCAGAAAAAGTGGTTGAAGACACTCTTATTTATAAAATTTATAACAAGTTTGAACGACCTTTATTAGAAAGCAAAAGTAAGCGCTGGTTATTTTTATTAGGAACCTTTGCCGTATTATTAGGAACGATGGCTCTGTTTTTTACCAATTCTGTTGCCGTAAAAATGTTGCCTTTTGATAATAAAAATGAATTTCAAGTTGTAATTGATATGCCTGAAGGCACAACATTAGAACGTACAAGCGTCGTAGCTCAAGAAATATCTCAATATTTATCAACACGAACAGAAGTAGTAAATTATCAAAACTATATAGGAACATCGGCCCCTATTACTTTTAACGGATTGGTACGTCATTACGATTTACGAGGAGGGAGCAATATGGCAGATATTCAAGTTAACTTAATTGATAAAGCTGAGCGCTCATATCAAAGCCATGATATTGCTAAATTATTACGTCCAGATATTCAAAAAATTGCTTCCAAATACCATGCAAATGTAAAATTAGTGGAGGTACCACCAGGACCACCTGTTTTATCTACCATTGTTGCCGAAGTGTATGGCCCCGATTACAATGAACAAATTAAGATAGCAAATAGCATTCAAGATATTCTAAAAAACACCGAGGATGTCGTTGATATTGATTGGATGGTTGAAGATGACCAAACCGAATATCAATTTGAAATTAACAAAGAAAAAGCAATGTTATATGGGGTTGCTCCACAACAAATTGTATATACCGTGAATATGGCTTTATCTAATAAAGCAATAACATCACTATATGATGAAGATGCTGTTAATCAAGTTGGTTTAGTTTTGGCTTTAGATGAAAAAGAAAAATCTACAGTTACAGATATTTCTCAATTGAAGGTAAAATCAAAATTAGGCAATATGGTGCCTATTGCAGATTTAATAAACATTAGCGAAACCAAAGCTGCAAAAAGTATATACCGCAAAAACCAAAAGCGTGTGGTTTATGTATTGGCAGACATGGCTGGAAAATTAGAAAGCCCTGCTTATGCCATTCTTGGTATGGAAGAAAAGTTAAAAGACATCCCTTTACCAAAAGGTTATAAAATTAACGAAATGTATTTAGGGCAACCAGATTATGAAAATGATTATACCGTAAAATGGGATGGTGAATGGCAGATTACATTAGAAGTATTTAGAGATTTAGGAATTGCTTTTTTAGGGGCCATTATCTTAATCTATATTTTAATTGTAGGATGGTTTCAAAACTTCAAAGCTCCCATAGTAATGATGGTTGCCATTCCACTGTCATTAATCGGTATTATTTTAGGACACTGGCTAATGGGCGCATTTTTTACGGCTACTTCTTTTATTGGAATGATTGCTTTAGCAGGAATCATGGTTAGAAACTCGGTATTGCTGATTGACTTTATTAACTTAAGAACCGCAGAAGGC is a window from the Pseudalgibacter alginicilyticus genome containing:
- a CDS encoding efflux RND transporter permease subunit, coding for MKEGIAGKIAKVFIQSKLTVLLMIVFMVIGVYSSFLIPREEEPQIDVPMADIFVGYPGASPTEVESRVVKPLEQLISNIKGVEYVYSTSMKEQAMVIVQFYVGEDIERSFVKLYNEINKHMDQMPAGVTFPLVKTRAIDDVPMLGLTLWSENYDDYQLNLMAQELEAEIKKVNDVSTTHKIGGRNRQLRVVLDKDKLASSGLDFLSVSEMIKANNAQLSSGSFDKNDTEFLINTGHFLASATDVENLVVGVQQNQPIYLKQIAHIIDGPEVPQNYVSLGFGKGSVKSSDYKSEYPAVTISIAKRKGADAMKIAEVIIDKVNHLRSNLIPDDVHVEITRNYGETASHKVSELLLHLIGSIFAVTIVVMLAMGWRGGLVVFLSVPITFALTLLSYYMLDYTLNRITLFALVFVTGIVVDDSIIIAENMHRHFKMKRLPFKQAALYAINEVGNPTILATFTVIASVLPMAFVSGLMGPYMAPMPIGASIAMILSLFVALTITPYLGYIFLREKDKKELIEKSEKVVEDTLIYKIYNKFERPLLESKSKRWLFLLGTFAVLLGTMALFFTNSVAVKMLPFDNKNEFQVVIDMPEGTTLERTSVVAQEISQYLSTRTEVVNYQNYIGTSAPITFNGLVRHYDLRGGSNMADIQVNLIDKAERSYQSHDIAKLLRPDIQKIASKYHANVKLVEVPPGPPVLSTIVAEVYGPDYNEQIKIANSIQDILKNTEDVVDIDWMVEDDQTEYQFEINKEKAMLYGVAPQQIVYTVNMALSNKAITSLYDEDAVNQVGLVLALDEKEKSTVTDISQLKVKSKLGNMVPIADLINISETKAAKSIYRKNQKRVVYVLADMAGKLESPAYAILGMEEKLKDIPLPKGYKINEMYLGQPDYENDYTVKWDGEWQITLEVFRDLGIAFLGAIILIYILIVGWFQNFKAPIVMMVAIPLSLIGIILGHWLMGAFFTATSFIGMIALAGIMVRNSVLLIDFINLRTAEGVPLKQAAIEAGAVRTTPILLTAGTVVIGAFVILFDPIFQGLAISLMGGTIVSTVLTLLVVPLVYYMIEKKNYS